Proteins encoded within one genomic window of Eublepharis macularius isolate TG4126 chromosome 10, MPM_Emac_v1.0, whole genome shotgun sequence:
- the CENPU gene encoding centromere protein U isoform X1: MVSLVASISSHLSNKMPKEKTRLKSRGKVGGCKTKLRARDKWLRPEVPDISRILKLPGSEQEEEPDELFDPPLHSTAVSVYEDEEAEKDQYSEHDESISNLSENSELDAPGTISREAKQGQTQKSKNQLAVKSRRVEREDSEPQLAEENVMPRIIAKSPVQQEEGSSPEMEAENIDPDDDITHSVKIWRPSGFSRRVTELDVILDECEKITAQYKQGVEMKICRRAIDSFYVGFRDQAVNTSKEAEELRRTKLRSSKMVGKINKKRLRLFEVKEELIRTEPQLKKLQRECTELREKISSLRNARRLLNNLKDLKQEHVCNQKKKPQEKVVYGVHSLPALLVESRRILGAESHFQNINSKLQQMLDLQNK; encoded by the exons ATGGTATCCTTGGTAGCCAGTATCAGCTCCCATCTGAG tAATAAGATGCCAAAGGAAAAAACGAGACTAAAATCAAGGGGAAAAGTGGGA GGATGTAAAACCAAGTTGCGTGCTCGTGATAAATGGCTTCGTCCTGAAGTGCCAGACATATCAAGAATTTTGAAACTTCCTGGAAGTGAACAAGAAGAAGAGCCTGATGAGTTGTTTG ATCCACCGTTGCATAGTACTGCAGTATCTGTTTATGAAGACGAAGAAGCAGAAAAAGACCAATACTCCGAGCATGATGAATCCATCAGTAATTTATCTGAGAACAGTGAACTTGATGCTCCTGGGACCATCAGTAGGGAAGCAAAACAAGGCCAGACTCAGAAAAG CAAAAATCAGCTTGCCGTAAAATCAAGGCGAGTGGAAAGAGAAGATTCTGAACCACAACTTGCGGAAGAGAATGTG ATGCCGAGGATAATTGCTAAATCCCCTGTGCAGCAAGAGGAAGGGTCTTCACCAGAGATGGAGGCAGAAAACATTG ATCCAGATGATGATATCACACATTCAGTAAAGATTTGGCGGCCCAGTGGGTTTTCCAGGCGTGTCACAGAATTGGATGTTATTCTGGACGAGTGTGAGAAAATAACAGCCCAATACAA ACAGGGAGTGGAGATGAAAATATGTAGGAGAGCTATTGATAGCTTTTATGTTGGTTTCAGAGACCAGGCCGTCAACACT AGCAAAGAAGCTGAAGAACTGAGGAGAACAAAACTGAGAAGTTCAAAG ATGGttggaaaaataaataagaaaaggcTTCGTTTGTTTGAAGTTAAAGAAGAGCTAATTAG AACTGAACCACAGCTGAAGAAATTGCAAAGAGAATGCACTGAACTAAGAGAGAAAATATCTTCTCTCAGAAATGCAAGACGGTTACTGAATAATTTAAAGGACCTAAAACAGGAGCACGTCTGTAACCAAAAGAAAAAACCACAAGAAAAAGTAGTA TATGGAGTCcacagccttcctgccctcctggtGGAATCGCGAAGGATTTTAGGAGCTGAAAGTCACTTTCAAAATATAAATTCAAAGTTGCAACAAATGTTGGATTTACAAAACAAGTAG
- the CENPU gene encoding centromere protein U isoform X2, with the protein MPKEKTRLKSRGKVGGCKTKLRARDKWLRPEVPDISRILKLPGSEQEEEPDELFDPPLHSTAVSVYEDEEAEKDQYSEHDESISNLSENSELDAPGTISREAKQGQTQKSKNQLAVKSRRVEREDSEPQLAEENVMPRIIAKSPVQQEEGSSPEMEAENIDPDDDITHSVKIWRPSGFSRRVTELDVILDECEKITAQYKQGVEMKICRRAIDSFYVGFRDQAVNTSKEAEELRRTKLRSSKMVGKINKKRLRLFEVKEELIRTEPQLKKLQRECTELREKISSLRNARRLLNNLKDLKQEHVCNQKKKPQEKVVYGVHSLPALLVESRRILGAESHFQNINSKLQQMLDLQNK; encoded by the exons ATGCCAAAGGAAAAAACGAGACTAAAATCAAGGGGAAAAGTGGGA GGATGTAAAACCAAGTTGCGTGCTCGTGATAAATGGCTTCGTCCTGAAGTGCCAGACATATCAAGAATTTTGAAACTTCCTGGAAGTGAACAAGAAGAAGAGCCTGATGAGTTGTTTG ATCCACCGTTGCATAGTACTGCAGTATCTGTTTATGAAGACGAAGAAGCAGAAAAAGACCAATACTCCGAGCATGATGAATCCATCAGTAATTTATCTGAGAACAGTGAACTTGATGCTCCTGGGACCATCAGTAGGGAAGCAAAACAAGGCCAGACTCAGAAAAG CAAAAATCAGCTTGCCGTAAAATCAAGGCGAGTGGAAAGAGAAGATTCTGAACCACAACTTGCGGAAGAGAATGTG ATGCCGAGGATAATTGCTAAATCCCCTGTGCAGCAAGAGGAAGGGTCTTCACCAGAGATGGAGGCAGAAAACATTG ATCCAGATGATGATATCACACATTCAGTAAAGATTTGGCGGCCCAGTGGGTTTTCCAGGCGTGTCACAGAATTGGATGTTATTCTGGACGAGTGTGAGAAAATAACAGCCCAATACAA ACAGGGAGTGGAGATGAAAATATGTAGGAGAGCTATTGATAGCTTTTATGTTGGTTTCAGAGACCAGGCCGTCAACACT AGCAAAGAAGCTGAAGAACTGAGGAGAACAAAACTGAGAAGTTCAAAG ATGGttggaaaaataaataagaaaaggcTTCGTTTGTTTGAAGTTAAAGAAGAGCTAATTAG AACTGAACCACAGCTGAAGAAATTGCAAAGAGAATGCACTGAACTAAGAGAGAAAATATCTTCTCTCAGAAATGCAAGACGGTTACTGAATAATTTAAAGGACCTAAAACAGGAGCACGTCTGTAACCAAAAGAAAAAACCACAAGAAAAAGTAGTA TATGGAGTCcacagccttcctgccctcctggtGGAATCGCGAAGGATTTTAGGAGCTGAAAGTCACTTTCAAAATATAAATTCAAAGTTGCAACAAATGTTGGATTTACAAAACAAGTAG